The following are encoded together in the Desulfomicrobium macestii genome:
- a CDS encoding tRNA dihydrouridine synthase has product MQHPAFFSDPLSVGSVLLPSRLVLAPMAGLGHVAFREVLGGFGGHGFMVTEMCNARAVPQESRHHSPVFRWRDEEATRLVCQIFGGEPEVMAAAARRIESEGLMGVDINMGCSVAAICKKGYGAALLKDPERAVAIVRAVRQAVRCPVMVKFRSGWENSPDLAVDLARRFEDAGADLLTFHPRIAPDRRSRPPKWAHIRAVAAAVSIPVLGNGNAFSGEDCARMVAETGCAGVSIGRMAIARPWIFAQLVHGFEPDEDIFLNTALKIIDAIWKHFEPTRAIKMYKKYLPYLAANFVFGHSLWPELARGLTREDMTENAMRVLGKRPRVASTPNAFLFTS; this is encoded by the coding sequence ATGCAGCACCCTGCCTTTTTTTCGGATCCCTTGAGCGTCGGCTCCGTGCTTCTGCCTTCGCGCCTTGTCCTGGCGCCTATGGCAGGTCTTGGGCATGTGGCCTTTCGGGAAGTGCTCGGAGGATTCGGAGGGCATGGTTTCATGGTCACGGAGATGTGCAACGCCCGCGCCGTGCCGCAGGAAAGCCGCCATCATTCCCCCGTGTTCCGCTGGCGCGACGAGGAGGCGACGCGTCTTGTCTGCCAGATTTTCGGGGGCGAGCCCGAAGTCATGGCCGCCGCAGCCAGGCGCATCGAGAGCGAAGGGCTCATGGGCGTGGACATCAACATGGGCTGCTCCGTGGCTGCCATCTGCAAGAAGGGATACGGGGCGGCGCTGCTCAAGGACCCGGAGCGGGCCGTGGCCATCGTGCGGGCCGTGCGCCAGGCCGTGCGTTGTCCGGTCATGGTCAAATTCCGCAGTGGCTGGGAGAACTCTCCGGATTTGGCCGTGGACCTGGCCAGGCGTTTCGAGGACGCGGGTGCGGACCTCTTGACCTTTCACCCGCGCATCGCGCCGGATCGCCGGTCCCGTCCGCCCAAATGGGCGCATATTCGGGCCGTGGCCGCTGCCGTTTCAATTCCCGTGCTCGGTAACGGCAACGCCTTTTCCGGCGAGGATTGCGCCCGGATGGTCGCCGAGACCGGCTGCGCGGGAGTGTCCATCGGCCGCATGGCCATCGCCCGGCCCTGGATTTTCGCCCAGCTGGTGCATGGCTTCGAGCCCGACGAGGACATTTTTCTGAACACGGCGCTGAAGATCATCGACGCCATCTGGAAGCATTTCGAGCCCACGCGCGCCATCAAGATGTACAAGAAATACCTGCCCTATCTGGCCGCCAATTTCGTCTTCGGCCACAGCCTCTGGCCGGAGCTGGCACGGGGGCTCACCCGCGAGGACATGACCGAGAACGCCATGCGGGTTTTGGGCAAGAGGCCCCGGGTCGCGTCCACCCCCAACGCCTTTTTGTTCACGTCCTGA
- a CDS encoding YqaA family protein: MEELLLDYGLTGLFILSFLAATFLPVVSEAALAALILAGVDPYACVAAATAGNTLGAMTTWGIGRWGSEPFLTRMLRLSAAQRERAVRLFARYGSWSLLLAWTPILGDPLCAVAGLFGLSLKRFVPPVLLGKLARYAGLAYLLS, encoded by the coding sequence ATGGAAGAGCTGCTCCTTGATTACGGACTGACCGGGCTTTTCATCCTGTCCTTCCTGGCCGCCACGTTTCTGCCCGTGGTCTCCGAGGCCGCCCTTGCAGCCCTGATTCTGGCCGGCGTCGATCCATATGCCTGCGTAGCGGCGGCCACCGCCGGCAACACCCTGGGGGCCATGACCACCTGGGGGATCGGACGGTGGGGGAGCGAGCCCTTTCTGACCCGGATGCTGCGCCTTTCCGCCGCGCAGCGGGAGCGGGCGGTGCGCCTTTTCGCCCGTTATGGCTCGTGGAGCCTGCTGCTGGCCTGGACGCCCATACTCGGGGACCCGCTCTGCGCCGTGGCCGGCCTCTTCGGGCTGTCCCTGAAGCGCTTTGTCCCGCCTGTGCTGCTCGGCAAGCTTGCCCGCTATGCCGGACTTGCCTATCTTCTTTCCTGA
- the pyrC gene encoding dihydroorotase has translation MVFPGGFMLILHSPLDMHVHLRQGDMLALVAPHTARDFVAAVVMPNLTPPVTELTQVLDYREKILRVAGESFSPLMTLFFKAYSRDELLAARPHIIGLKLYPAGMTTNSEAGLADMRQAHATLAIMEELDIPLLIHGEGCGFVMDREAVFLPVVAEWARMFPRLRIVLEHVTTRAGVELLDRFDNLFATVTLHHLLITLDDVLGGLMRPHLFCKPVAKRPEDRDALRQAALHHPRAFFGSDTAPHPITAKEAPGCAAGIFSAPVALPALAGLFEELDALDLLQAFVSDRARAAYGLTPMAREVRLERRAWTVPERFGSVVPYLAGQTLAWQVVN, from the coding sequence ATGGTATTTCCTGGAGGTTTCATGCTGATCTTGCATTCTCCCCTGGACATGCATGTCCACCTGCGCCAGGGCGACATGCTGGCCCTGGTGGCGCCGCACACGGCCCGGGACTTCGTCGCCGCCGTGGTCATGCCCAACCTGACCCCGCCAGTGACCGAGCTTACGCAGGTGCTGGACTACCGGGAGAAAATACTTCGCGTGGCGGGAGAATCGTTCTCCCCGCTCATGACTCTTTTTTTCAAGGCCTACTCCAGGGACGAGCTGCTGGCCGCAAGGCCGCACATCATCGGGCTCAAGCTCTATCCCGCCGGAATGACGACCAACTCCGAGGCCGGTTTGGCCGACATGCGGCAGGCCCACGCAACCCTGGCCATCATGGAGGAGCTGGACATCCCCCTTTTGATCCATGGGGAGGGATGCGGATTCGTCATGGACCGCGAGGCGGTTTTTCTGCCCGTGGTGGCGGAGTGGGCGCGCATGTTTCCCCGGCTGCGCATTGTTCTCGAACACGTCACCACCCGGGCCGGGGTGGAGCTGCTGGACCGCTTCGACAACCTTTTCGCCACGGTCACCCTGCACCATCTGCTCATCACCCTTGATGACGTGCTCGGCGGGCTCATGCGGCCTCATCTTTTCTGCAAGCCCGTGGCCAAACGTCCGGAGGATCGCGACGCCCTGCGACAGGCGGCGCTGCATCACCCCCGGGCGTTCTTCGGCAGCGACACGGCCCCGCATCCGATCACGGCCAAGGAAGCGCCCGGCTGCGCGGCCGGAATCTTTTCCGCGCCCGTGGCCTTGCCTGCCCTGGCCGGTCTCTTCGAGGAGCTGGACGCCCTGGACCTGCTGCAGGCCTTTGTTTCGGACCGCGCCCGCGCCGCCTACGGCCTGACCCCCATGGCCAGGGAGGTGCGTCTTGAGCGCCGCGCCTGGACCGTGCCGGAGCGCTTCGGTTCCGTCGTGCCCTATCTTGCGGGTCAGACCCTGGCCTGGCAGGTGGTGAACTGA